From one Paenibacillus sp. FSL K6-1330 genomic stretch:
- a CDS encoding LCP family protein: MKPTHTNLPPRAKSGGKGKKQPVPKKKKSAWKSFFKFILIVLLIAVISAAGYAGYLLFKGNEIIEKSGIDKPVAPGQSAKEKPITVLLLGTDHRPETGTYLTDVVMVATMHPETNTSTLVSLPRDTLIELEGYKASKLNAYYPRFKAAYNAAEKKEPGSGIPAEEEMKVMMSKYLGVNIDYVTVIDFQGFREVVDTFGGVDVNVQYNMCYRDSADGTDINLTAGPQKLDGKKALDYVRYRKSRNCTPKTKESNDFDRNARQSEVLHSLLDKMKSFGGVTKVGNALDAVSDNMTTDFEQEQIRNLLTTYYDIGKDDVKFMPITGEWRSPNVYINDNELNAAKQALQDELAGKHNAGEQGTEADSATTP; this comes from the coding sequence AGTGGGGGGAAGGGCAAGAAACAGCCAGTTCCAAAAAAGAAAAAAAGCGCATGGAAATCATTTTTTAAATTCATTCTTATCGTCTTGTTAATCGCAGTAATCTCTGCAGCAGGTTATGCCGGGTACTTGCTCTTCAAGGGTAATGAGATCATTGAGAAAAGCGGGATTGATAAACCTGTAGCTCCAGGACAATCTGCAAAAGAAAAACCGATTACGGTGCTTCTCTTGGGAACGGATCATCGCCCGGAGACGGGAACTTACTTGACGGATGTGGTCATGGTTGCCACCATGCATCCAGAAACTAATACGTCGACGCTGGTTTCCCTGCCGCGGGACACACTGATTGAACTCGAAGGATACAAAGCGAGTAAACTGAACGCTTATTACCCAAGGTTTAAAGCGGCCTACAATGCTGCGGAGAAAAAGGAACCGGGCAGCGGCATTCCGGCTGAAGAAGAAATGAAAGTCATGATGAGCAAATATCTTGGCGTTAATATCGACTATGTAACGGTTATCGATTTCCAGGGATTCCGTGAAGTGGTGGATACTTTTGGCGGAGTGGATGTTAACGTTCAGTACAACATGTGTTACCGCGACAGTGCGGATGGGACGGATATTAACCTAACTGCAGGCCCTCAGAAGTTGGATGGCAAGAAAGCGCTGGATTATGTCCGTTACCGTAAATCTCGGAACTGTACGCCGAAGACGAAGGAATCCAATGACTTTGATCGCAATGCCCGTCAGAGTGAGGTACTACACTCGCTGCTCGATAAAATGAAGTCTTTTGGCGGCGTAACTAAAGTGGGTAATGCGTTGGATGCGGTCAGCGACAACATGACCACCGATTTCGAGCAGGAGCAGATCCGGAACTTGCTCACGACTTATTATGATATTGGTAAAGATGACGTTAAATTTATGCCGATTACCGGTGAGTGGAGAAGCCCTAACGTTTACATTAACGACAATGAACTCAATGCAGCGAAACAAGCGCTGCAAGATGAGCTTGCCGGTAAGCATAACGCTGGCGAGCAGGGGACAGAAGCGGATTCTGCAACAACTCCGTGA
- a CDS encoding YhcN/YlaJ family sporulation lipoprotein, with protein sequence MRAALSIMLTVLLLAGCGTTNHNASPSPRGKTNGTTANSVHNMSGNRGYTTNNVDGRTPNNTNTGRVGNVNDNNGRVDATTANHLKSLAERVPGVKNANCVVMGKTAVVGLNVDGNLDRAEVGTIKYTVAEALQADPAGANALVTADLDVANRIADLGRHIQEGHPVSGLASELADIVGRIIPQLPKDVTPRDGNVQQNGTPSVKPNNRGNAPANPHHNK encoded by the coding sequence ATGAGAGCTGCTCTATCCATAATGCTAACGGTGTTGTTGCTCGCAGGCTGCGGGACCACCAATCACAATGCATCACCCTCTCCTCGTGGTAAAACCAATGGTACTACTGCTAACAGTGTTCACAACATGAGCGGGAACAGAGGTTATACCACTAACAATGTAGACGGCCGGACTCCGAATAACACGAATACGGGACGAGTTGGCAACGTAAATGATAACAACGGACGAGTCGACGCTACAACCGCGAATCACCTGAAATCACTTGCCGAGAGGGTGCCCGGCGTTAAAAACGCGAACTGTGTTGTCATGGGAAAAACGGCTGTTGTTGGACTTAATGTAGATGGAAATTTAGATCGTGCGGAAGTCGGAACCATAAAATACACAGTCGCGGAAGCCCTTCAAGCCGATCCGGCAGGTGCCAATGCACTTGTTACGGCCGATTTGGACGTTGCAAACCGGATTGCCGATCTTGGTCGGCATATTCAGGAGGGGCATCCTGTTTCAGGACTTGCCAGTGAACTTGCTGACATCGTAGGTCGCATCATTCCTCAGCTGCCTAAAGATGTAACGCCGCGAGACGGGAATGTACAGCAAAACGGTACTCCATCGGTTAAACCGAATAACCGAGGGAATGCACCAGCCAACCCGCACCATAATAAATAG
- a CDS encoding PhoH family protein, with protein MKKIFVLDTNVLLHDPQSIYAFDEHEVIIPAVVLEEIDSKKRNADEIGRNARTVSRLLDGIREQGHLHDGVLLENGGTLKVELNHRSFVKVQELFSEASNDNRILAVALNYKLEEEPKEGGRPVVLVSKDVLVRIKADVLGLTAQDYLSDRTADPSELYPGFSTLKVHPSVIDEFYSYRYLPIKPLQLSYPLYPHEFVILKDEMGSGKSALLHVNEDATRLEPLHLSNEPVWGISARNAQQRMAIELLLNDEIPLVTITGKAGTGKTLLALAAGLSKVEDEHKYKKLLIARPVVPMGKDIGYLPGEKEEKLRPWMQPIYDNLEYLFDTKKSGDIDKILMGLGSIQVEALTYIRGRSIPGQFIIVDEAQNLSRHEVKTIVSRAGEGSKVILMGDPEQIDHPYLDAVSNGLTYVVERFKQENLSGHITLTKGERSKLAQLAADLL; from the coding sequence ATGAAAAAAATATTTGTGCTGGATACGAACGTATTACTTCATGATCCTCAGTCGATTTATGCATTCGATGAGCATGAAGTCATCATTCCTGCGGTGGTTCTTGAAGAGATTGACTCGAAGAAACGAAATGCTGATGAAATCGGCCGCAACGCCCGAACGGTCTCCCGATTACTTGATGGTATAAGAGAACAAGGCCATCTTCATGACGGAGTTCTTCTGGAGAACGGCGGGACGTTGAAGGTCGAGCTGAATCATCGCAGCTTCGTCAAGGTACAGGAGTTATTTAGCGAAGCATCCAACGACAACCGGATTTTGGCTGTCGCGTTAAATTATAAATTGGAGGAGGAGCCGAAGGAGGGCGGAAGACCTGTCGTTCTGGTCAGCAAGGATGTGCTTGTTCGAATTAAGGCCGATGTGCTCGGATTAACGGCACAGGATTATCTATCGGACCGTACAGCCGATCCCAGTGAATTATATCCTGGATTCTCTACCTTAAAGGTTCACCCTTCGGTGATTGACGAATTCTACAGCTATCGTTATTTGCCGATTAAACCTCTTCAATTGTCTTATCCACTTTATCCCCATGAATTTGTTATCCTGAAGGATGAGATGGGGTCAGGAAAGTCTGCCCTCCTTCATGTAAATGAGGATGCAACTAGATTGGAGCCCCTTCATTTAAGCAATGAACCTGTTTGGGGCATCAGCGCCCGTAACGCCCAACAGCGTATGGCGATTGAGCTTCTTCTGAATGACGAGATTCCGCTAGTCACCATTACCGGGAAGGCCGGAACGGGAAAAACCTTGTTGGCTTTGGCAGCAGGCCTTTCCAAGGTGGAGGATGAGCATAAATACAAAAAACTGCTGATTGCGCGTCCGGTCGTTCCAATGGGGAAGGATATCGGTTATTTGCCTGGCGAAAAGGAAGAGAAATTAAGACCATGGATGCAGCCGATATATGACAATCTGGAATATTTGTTCGACACCAAAAAATCGGGTGATATCGATAAAATATTGATGGGGCTTGGCAGCATCCAGGTGGAGGCTCTGACTTATATCCGGGGCCGCTCGATACCAGGTCAGTTCATCATTGTGGATGAGGCCCAGAACTTATCCCGTCATGAGGTCAAGACGATTGTTTCCCGGGCGGGAGAAGGGAGTAAGGTGATCCTGATGGGAGATCCGGAGCAGATTGATCATCCTTACCTGGATGCTGTGAGTAATGGGCTGACCTATGTGGTTGAACGCTTCAAGCAAGAAAATCTGAGCGGGCATATTACGTTGACAAAAGGGGAACGATCCAAGCTGGCTCAGTTGGCTGCCGACTTGTTGTAA